In Lusitaniella coriacea LEGE 07157, the genomic stretch GCAGTTTCCATCCGGTTTCCGCTTGGAATTTTTCGATCTTGCCAATCAAAGATTCTTCTTGTTGGGCGGGGAGGAAGTTTGCCAAGTCAACGATGGGGGTTTCTTCTGGGGGGAGAAGGGAGGGATCGTCAAAAGCGAAAGCAGGGGAAGCGAAAAACCACGTCGAAAGACTCAGAAGGCAGACGACGAGGGAGGTGAAGATCGTTCGAGTTAGGGAGTTGTGCATGGGGAGATTTGGACTATTACTCCATAGAGGACAGCTATAAGTTTCTTTACAGTTGTTTACTTAATTTTAAGGTTATGAATAGTTTAATCAAAAAAATACCGACTCTCCAAGTCAATTCGATCGAGAGTGTTGATTAATCTTCATTGTTTTGGGGATAGCGGTCTGAGGGAGCGCGCGTTGCTCTTCGGGTGATTCCTTCGGAATCGCGTTGCCTTTCGGTTGCCGAACGGAATGATAGGGGAAGGGGGTTCAAGCGTTCTCTGCGCGATCGCGGAGGGGTTCGCTGAAGGGTTTGCCAAGCGGCTTTAATCCCAGCAACAAAGCTGCGGCTTCCCACAGAAACGCCTTTGGCTTGCTGGCGAACGGTTTCGAGATTGCGATCGACCTGTTGAACGACTCCGGTGGCGCGATTGACACCGCGATCGATGTCGTCTGTGAGTTCGCTAATTTCGAGTCCGGTCAAGCGAATGGCTTCCAGAGTCGGG encodes the following:
- a CDS encoding DUF948 domain-containing protein, with translation MIDPLFWLGLSLLLVAISLTAVLIALIPAVLEISRAARSAEKLCDTLRREFPPTLEAIRLTGLEISELTDDIDRGVNRATGVVQQVDRNLETVRQQAKGVSVGSRSFVAGIKAAWQTLQRTPPRSRRERLNPLPLSFRSATERQRDSEGITRRATRAPSDRYPQNNED